A stretch of DNA from Bacteroidales bacterium:
CGCGACCGCCGTTCACGGTATAGTAAAATTTTCCATCAGAGGCAATGTGTGCGTTATGAGTCTGAGGGTCTTCCTGAAAAGTAATTTTTGGTTTGATTACTTGTGATACAGCAAGTGGTTTAAATGAAAAATAACTGATCATCAAACAAGATAATAGAATGAATTTTTTCATAATACTAAAATTTAAATAATTACGAAAAACAATTTATTATTTTATAAATTTAAAAAAATAAAGTAACAATTAAGTGTTTACTTGTATGTTTTATTATTTTCCGTCATAAAACCATTTGATAAGGGATGCACCCCATGTAAATCCTGCTCCAAAGGCTGTTATAATAAGGTTGTCGCCTTTTTTTAATTTTGGCTCCCATTCCCAAAGGCAAAGCGGTATTGTTGCAGCGGTTGTGTTGCCATATTTGTGAATGTTTATCATAACTTTTTCTTTGGAAATTCCAAGGCGGCGGCCGGTGGCTTCAATGATACGCAGGTTTGCCTGATGGGGAACAAGCCATGTAAGTGTTTCGGGCGTAAGGTTGTTTCTTTTAAGTATTAACTCTGAAGCGTCGGCCATTTTAACAACAGCAACTTTGAAAACAGGTTGACCTTCCTGATAAATATAATGTTCGCGGGCATCAATAGTTTTGTGGGTAGGCGGCTTTAAAGAGCCTCCGGCTTTCTGATGCAAGTGCACCCATCCTTTTCCATCGGTTTCAAGGTAGGAGTCCATTAATCCCAAATCCTCATGCGTAGGTTCAAGAAGTACGGCTCCGGCGCCATCTCCAAATATGACACAAGTGGAGCGGTCAGTATAATCAACGATGGACGACATTTTTTCGGCACCAACCACTATAACCTTTTTGCACATGCCCGCTTCTATAAATTGCGATGCAGTTACCAGGGAATATAGAAATCCGGAACATCCTGCATTTATGTCATAACCGAAAGCTTTTCTGATATTGGTTTTGTGGCAGATGATGTTTGCGGTTGCAGGAAATTGCATATCGGGTGTTACGGTGGCGCAGATTAACAAATCAATATCTTCAGGGCGGTTGTTTGTCTTTTTGAGTAAAAGATTCACGGCTTCTGCGCCCAGGTCAGAGGTTGCTTTTTCTTTTTCCCTTAAAATTCTTCTTTCCCGTATGCCTGTTCTTGTAAATATCCACTCGTCGGTGGTGTCAACAATTTTTTCAAAATCAGCATTTGTAAGAATATCTTCGGGGACATATCCGCTGACACCGGTGATTGCTGCTCTGATTTTTGACATTAGCAATTGTGTTATTTTGTTGATGAAGGAAAATTATTTTTTAGCAGTTACTGTTTTTTCGATAGCGGGTTTTCCTTTGTAATAACCACACTCGGGACAAACTCTGTGATACAATACAGGAGCCCCACAATTTGAACATACTGTTATTGTATCAGCTTCTGCTTTGTAATGTGTTCTTCTTTTCAGTGTTCTGGTTTTCGAGAACTTTCTTGTTGGATTTGGCATAATATTTATTTTTTAATGTATTGTTTTAGTGATTCCCATCGGGGGTCTGAATTATTATGGGTGCTTAATTTATTTAGTTGTTCGATAAATAATGGCTTACAGTTGCTCTTGCCATGTTCATCTTCGGGATGAATTTTCCTGTATGGAAGCAAAAGAATGATGCTATCATAGATAAATTTGCTGATATTAATTTGATGGTCTGCAGGCGATAAAATGATTACTTCGTCGTTTTCTTCAGTCGGATTTTCTCCAAATTTAACCAGCAGACGTTCCTTTCCTGAAATATGTTGTTTGTAATCTTCAAGGCACCTGTCACATTCAAAGGTCATATATCCGCTAAAAGAAAAATCCAATATCATCATATTTTGTTGTTTATGCAGTTCGAGATTTACCTCAATGTTGCTATCTTTTGAATCTTTATAATCAAAAACATCAAAAAAAACATTGTCCAAAACATAGTCAAAGGAATTTTTTCCTTCGGCAAGGCCCGAAAACTGTATAATATAAGTATCCGTTATATTCACAATGAAATTTCAAAAAGTCTGCAAAGTTATTATTTTTTTAATAAACACACAATACGACATCCTGCTTTCACGGGTAAGGTAATAAATTTGATAATCAGGCTAATGTGCCAGGCCTCTTTTTACGTCATCATTATGAAAACGCATACAGTTATTTTTCCTGCTGCAGGAAACAAATATAAAGGTTAAACAAACCAGAATAAACATTACCAAAATGGTAAGTTTTGCTTTCATAATGGTACTCTTTTAATATAGAACGTTTGTGACTGAAAAATATTTAACCGTTAATAAAAAACAACCGTCATCGCATAACAAAAAGCCAAAAGAGGTTTTATCTCATAATAGTCACAGTCCCGTGAAAATAATTTTCACCCCCCATGGTAATCAGATAATAGTAAACACCATCTGCATAGTTTTTTCCATCCCAGCTATTCTGGTAATTATCTTCATCAAATATCTTTTTTCCCCAGCGGTTGAAAATTTTTATGTTTGTGTTTTTGAGCCGTTCGATATTTTTGATTTCAAATATATCATTATAACCATCTCCGTTTGGAGTAAAAATGTTAGGGATTTGGATGTCAATAATTTCAATTTGTATTGATGTGGTGTCAATACATCCGCCGTTATTTTGAATCATCAGGAAAACAGTGTAGAATCCTTCTGAAGGATAGGAATGGCTTGCGGTGTTTACAGTAAAAGTTTCCAGAGTCCCGCCCGGGTAATTAAAATCCCACGTCCAGCTGTTCACATCATAACCGCTGGTTCCGGTAAATGTAATAGGTTCGTTCAAATATGCCACTGTCGGGTCGGCAGTGATTGTTGCCACAGGATTAGGATAAACCGTAACGGCGTTATTAATAAGCAATGTTGCCGAGCATCCGTCTTCATTTATTACCTCCAGACTGGCCCAATACACTTCCGTTTGGGATGAGGCAGTGAAGGTATGGGAAAGCTGGCTCACACCGTCAAACTCTGTATCGTCACCAAATTCCCAATGCCAGTCAACAATATTGTCGTTAGTAATATCCTCAAAATATGCCGTAACAGGTGTGCACCCCGTTCCAGGACTAATACTAAAGTTAACAGGTGGGCTTGGCAAACTGCCCACAGGGATATTGGTTATTGCCCCACAACTGCCATTATCGGTAATAGTCACCGTATAATTTCCGGGAGGTATTCCGCTTATGTCTTCTGTTGTAGCATTATTGCTCCAGTGGAAGCTGTATGGTGGTGAACCCGAAACAATAGTAAGGTCTATGGAGCCGTTGCTTCCATTTATGCATGAGCTTTCTGTAGTGTAAGAATATGTCGGTGCATTAGGCCCAAGTATTGTAACAGAGCAGCTGGTTGGTGCAACCAGGTCGTTGGCATCAGAAACTGTTACTGAATAAGTCCCTGCACAAAGATTATTTCGTGTTCCGCTGGTATTTCCATCGTTCCATGAGTATATAAATGGCAGGCTGGAGCCTGAAACAACCACGGTAGCGATTCCGTCACAAGTATAATCTGGTGGGACAGGGCATTGTGTAGCATCAGTTTTGTCAATAGTGCAAGTGATGGGAATAAGGCAGGCAGGGTCGTTGGGAGCCAGGACGGTAACCGTGGAAACAAGAGTGGTATCCATAGAACAAAATCCGGTACTGTTCTGAACATGAACAGAATACGTTGTTGAAGAAGCAGGGCTTACGGTAATGGTAGTGTTGTTCTCCTGACCAGCTAACCCGGGGTCAGGTGGGTTTGAAATCCATGTGATTGGAATACTGGCATCAACATTTATCTGTATGGTGGCAGATTCGCCTTGGCATATTGTCTGGTTTGGTGTTATGGAAGCCCCAAGTTGTATGCCCGACAGGCCATTAATTATATATTGGCAGTCATCGCCGGCATTTCCATCAATCATGATATAATATAGCTGCCCCGGAATAAGGCCGGTTGCAACAATTGTAGAAACAGAGCCCGGTGTAATGGGAGCATCAACATCTGTCCATTCAACAGGTGTCATCAGAGTAAAGTTATTACAATTAGTACCTGAATATACTCCAAACTGTATTCCGATATTATTGCTGCACGTTAATAATGTTATTGTAAAAACGACAGTATCATTGTTTGCTACAAATTGTAACCACGAATTATTTTCAAGTGTCCCTTCGAATAAACCGCAAGATTCACACATATTTCCAGGTTCATCAGCCGTGTAACTGCTGCTGGTATTTCCAAAATAACCGTCCAGATTGCAAATTGTTGGGGCATTTGCACACGCATCTGCTGCAACCACCGGAGGAGTTACTATTCCACATGCAAAATATGCTGACCAATTTCCATTAGGAGCAAACAAACTTCCGCTTGCATCACTTGTAAACCAGAATGTTAAACATGTGCCAGTGGAATAAATAGTCAGAGAACCGGGATTGGTGTTTGACAAATCATACAACACAGGTGATGAAGTATTTGGCCCGTCAAGTGATGAAAAAGCAAATGTCATAGGTTCGTTTGAACCAGAACAAAAAGTCATGATAAAACTTTCGTTGTTTCCATAAGTACTAGGGTTTATTAATAGGTCGGTTCCGGCATCCGAATCTGTAAAAATTCCTTCGCATACACCAGTAATTGGCTGGTCGCTCATCTGATAGGTAGGTATTTGTGCCTGTGTAATAATAACGGAATATAAGAATAAGGCAGTGAAAATAAAAAAATACTTTTTCATTAATTTTTTGATTTAGGAGTATTTAAAATACTATTAATTTTTGCCTCAACTTCATCTCTGGATAGAAACTCTATTACAAAACCAGGATATTTTTCATGTCTGTAAAAGGTTCTTTCTGATTTCTTTCTTTGCGGTTTTAGTAAAACGATATCAATGTCTCCATTTTCTTTAATCCATTTTTTATAGACGGAAGTGGTTGTGTCAGCAATGAAAGAAGAAGTAAACAAAAAATTTACGGCTTTTATTTCATTATTGGACATCTTTTCTACCTGTTCGACTGAAAAGTATTTTTGGGCAACAGGATTTATTGCGATATGGGTTTGTGATTGCCCTGACAAAACAGCAAAAAACAGAAATAACAAAAAAGCAGTTGTTTTCATAAGAATATTAAAATACATAGATAAAAATGTAATAAATAATTTGCAAATGTATAAAAAAAATTTTGAATTTAATGAATAAGAACTCAAAAAAGCTCTACTTACTTACACACATGTATTTTTTTATACAAAAATTTTGTCCTTTGAGTGTGTAAACATAGATGCCCGAATTTAAATGATCAGAGATGATAAAATTATAAACTCCCGACTGAAGAGTCCCCGAGAAGATTGTTTTATTCATGGCGCCTTTAACATCGCAATAAGAAAGCTCGACATTTTGCCGTTTGTTTAAAGTTACTTGTATTTCTGTTTTATCGGTGAACGGATTTGGAGTGTTTTGAGACAAAAGAGCATCTGCATTTATTATTAGATTTTCGTTGCTAATGTCTGCGGTATAATATTTCTGAAATGCTGATGATGCCGCATATAGTAAATCGTTAAGATGCTCTGCTGCTGTTAATGCAAAAACAAGTTTTACGGAATCGAATGGCTGAATGTTAAAAGGACCAGAACTTATCATTTCGGAAACATCGTTGCTTGAATTGTTAAGGCCGGCATAATTACGTGTTGTTTTTAATGCTGTATATTTTTCCTGACCGGAAAATCCGTCAGAAATTTTTATGCTTCCGTTTGTTCCGTCATTGTCAAATGCATAGTGATAAATATTCCCGGGTGTGAGCAACGAAATCCCTGTGTAGATGCCGCCTTCAGAAGAAAAGCAATAACCTGTCCGGGTACCCTCATGATATTCAATACGATTTTTTACAGAGTTTTTAATATCCCAGTCAGCATATAATCCGGCATAAACGCCTGTTAGGGTTGTTGTTCCCAAATTATGCAGTGTGTATTCTATAATAATGTATTTATCATCAGGAGTATTTGTCCAGGCATAGGCATGCTGAGAAATTGACAGATTCATCAGGTACGAACCTGCCGCAGAATCATTAAACACTCCATAGGCTTCATAATCTGCAAATGAAGAAGGTATTTTGCATATATTCTTTTCTATTTTAAAATCTTTATCAAAAGCTTCTGTGGTGCCATAGAGGGCATCAGAAACCTGCGCGGAAGACCTCCCCGCAATAAATCCTCCGGTGTAGATAAGAGTTTCACTGTGCTGATAACGAAA
This window harbors:
- a CDS encoding ketoacyl-ACP synthase III, with the protein product MSKIRAAITGVSGYVPEDILTNADFEKIVDTTDEWIFTRTGIRERRILREKEKATSDLGAEAVNLLLKKTNNRPEDIDLLICATVTPDMQFPATANIICHKTNIRKAFGYDINAGCSGFLYSLVTASQFIEAGMCKKVIVVGAEKMSSIVDYTDRSTCVIFGDGAGAVLLEPTHEDLGLMDSYLETDGKGWVHLHQKAGGSLKPPTHKTIDAREHYIYQEGQPVFKVAVVKMADASELILKRNNLTPETLTWLVPHQANLRIIEATGRRLGISKEKVMINIHKYGNTTAATIPLCLWEWEPKLKKGDNLIITAFGAGFTWGASLIKWFYDGK
- the rpmF gene encoding 50S ribosomal protein L32, with translation MPNPTRKFSKTRTLKRRTHYKAEADTITVCSNCGAPVLYHRVCPECGYYKGKPAIEKTVTAKK
- a CDS encoding DUF177 domain-containing protein, with product MNITDTYIIQFSGLAEGKNSFDYVLDNVFFDVFDYKDSKDSNIEVNLELHKQQNMMILDFSFSGYMTFECDRCLEDYKQHISGKERLLVKFGENPTEENDEVIILSPADHQINISKFIYDSIILLLPYRKIHPEDEHGKSNCKPLFIEQLNKLSTHNNSDPRWESLKQYIKK
- a CDS encoding gliding motility-associated C-terminal domain-containing protein — protein: MKKYFFIFTALFLYSVIITQAQIPTYQMSDQPITGVCEGIFTDSDAGTDLLINPSTYGNNESFIMTFCSGSNEPMTFAFSSLDGPNTSSPVLYDLSNTNPGSLTIYSTGTCLTFWFTSDASGSLFAPNGNWSAYFACGIVTPPVVAADACANAPTICNLDGYFGNTSSSYTADEPGNMCESCGLFEGTLENNSWLQFVANNDTVVFTITLLTCSNNIGIQFGVYSGTNCNNFTLMTPVEWTDVDAPITPGSVSTIVATGLIPGQLYYIMIDGNAGDDCQYIINGLSGIQLGASITPNQTICQGESATIQINVDASIPITWISNPPDPGLAGQENNTTITVSPASSTTYSVHVQNSTGFCSMDTTLVSTVTVLAPNDPACLIPITCTIDKTDATQCPVPPDYTCDGIATVVVSGSSLPFIYSWNDGNTSGTRNNLCAGTYSVTVSDANDLVAPTSCSVTILGPNAPTYSYTTESSCINGSNGSIDLTIVSGSPPYSFHWSNNATTEDISGIPPGNYTVTITDNGSCGAITNIPVGSLPSPPVNFSISPGTGCTPVTAYFEDITNDNIVDWHWEFGDDTEFDGVSQLSHTFTASSQTEVYWASLEVINEDGCSATLLINNAVTVYPNPVATITADPTVAYLNEPITFTGTSGYDVNSWTWDFNYPGGTLETFTVNTASHSYPSEGFYTVFLMIQNNGGCIDTTSIQIEIIDIQIPNIFTPNGDGYNDIFEIKNIERLKNTNIKIFNRWGKKIFDEDNYQNSWDGKNYADGVYYYLITMGGENYFHGTVTIMR